From Pararhizobium sp. A13:
CCAACAGACCGGGCTGGCGGAACAAAGCCTCGTCCAGGCGGTTATCATCCGACAACACGTCAAGGAGGTGATTTCCATGCAAGTGATCGGCACGCAGGTTCATCAGCAGCCCGGGATCATGATCGTCGAATTCGTCGGCGAGGGCGGCGATGTCATCTCCGTTCAGATGCATAAGGACGAAGGCGGCGACCTCAACCGGCAGAACGCGGTCGACAAAGCCAGGGCGATGATGCTACAGGTGGCGACCTTCGAGCAGACTGCCGATATTGAGGATGCCGACAGCGCGCAGCCAGCGACCGCCTCGGATGGAGTGTCACCTGCCGTGCTATCCTTGCGAAGCGCGCGCTCGGCCCATGACCGGGCCACCCTCGAGGAAGAGCTCGACGAGGGGTTGGAAGACACCTTCCCGGCAAGCGACCCGGTGTCGGCGACCGTCAGCAGCATTCCGAGCGGAAGAACGAGCCAGAGGTGAGCCCAAACCTGACACCCGCGGCAGGAGGCCGCCTCACCTATTCGGCATTGCTCTAGGGCCCCGACCTGGCAATCAGCCTGCGATCAAATCCACCCAGAATGCGCTTCACCAACGCCGGATAGTCCTCGTCGAAATGGTGACCCCCGTCGATTGAAAGAACCTCGACACCGGTGCCGGCCAGCGTCGGGCAGAGATCGTCTTCATCGTCCGTCCCGTAGATGCATTGAACAAGGGCAGGATTGATTTTCGCGATGTCGTCCGCCGGATCTCCAGAACCGTCCGATCCGGTCGCGCCAAGCCAGCCGAGCACGGAGATCTTGTAGTCGACCTGATGCGAGACGGCCATCAGCGAGATCTGCGCGACCCGCTCGCGGTCAACCTTCGGCAACAGATTGTATGTCCTCGGCAGGATATCCGCCCCGAAGGAATAGCCGACCAGCAGGACATGCTTGACGTTCCAGCGCTTGGCATAGAACGCGATGATGCGGTGGAGATCGTCCGCGGTTTCCTGCGGCTGGCGCTCGGACCAGAAATATCGCAGCGAATCGATCCCGACCACCGGCACCCCCTGCTGCTGGAGGACGTCGCCGACCTGCTTGTCGATATCGCGCCAGCCGCCGTCGCCGGAATAGATGATCGCCATCGTGTCGCGGCTCGGCTTGGCATCGAGCACCGTCAGCGGCAGGCCGAGCGGGTTGTCGTCATCCGCCGACGCGGAAATGAGCGCAGACAGCGTGTCCGACAGAGCCGCCCACGTATCGTCGTCCGTCTCTGTTGTCTGGATATCGCTGTGCTTGGCAGTCAATGTGGCGACATGCGCCCGTCCGTCCGCCGGCGCCGCGCCGGTGAACAGCACGGTGACCGGGTCGGGCAGCGGCCCGTCGGTCAGGCCGTAGATCATCCGACCGCCGGTTGTCTGCTTGTCGGCGGGCGTGCACAGCTGCTTCGTCAACGCGATGCCGGCCTCGGGATCGACGGCCAGCGTCTGCCCGATCGTCGCGGCAGGCGTCTGCGCGGCGATCGCTAGGGCAAGCGTGCCGCCCGCGCCGACACCCGCGACGATCGGCAGCCGATAGTTGCCGTTCTTTGCCGCCCGCTGGACCTCCTGGCTCAGCGCCTCGATGTCGGACACCATGTAGACGCAATCGCCATCATCCTTTGAAAGCGATGCCAGATAGGCCGGGAGATCGATGCCGATCACCAGCGCGCCCGCTCCCGTCAGCGTCTTTGCCAGCGCATCTTCCTTTTCCGACCAGCCGGTCTTGTCGGAGATCAAAAAGACCGCCGCGGCAAGGGCACCATCCGGCATCATTATATGCGGGGCGGGAATCATGCCCGTGTCGAAGCCTGACGTATCCTGCGCCCGCGCGCCGGTCGCGGAAAGAAGCAGGCAGGCGCCCAGCGCTGTGCGGACCATGGTTTTCCAGATCATTTTTTCACGATCCCCTTTACGCCGCCGCCAATGAGAAATGTCGCATCCATCAGGGCGAGGACAGGATTGATCCCGCCGCCCGCCGCCATGTAGCGGGGCTGCCAGTGCGGATGAAACTTCGATTTGAAGGCCTTTAGCCCCTTGAAATTGTAGAAGCGTTCGCCGTGCTCGAAGACGGTTCGCCCGATTTTGTCCCAAACGGGCGATGACCGGCGGGCGGAAAGCCCTGCCAAAGGGGCCATGCCGAGATTGAAAGTCTTGAACCCTTTGTCGCGAAGAAATTCCATCAGCGAGGCGAACAGAAAATCCATCGATCCCTTGGGGGCATCCGGAGAAAATCGCATGAGATCCACCGACCCCTCCTCGAGCGTATCGGTGACAAGGACATTGGCGAAAGCGACGATTCGTCCATCGACCCTGAGAACGGCAACCGGCTGGCCTGCGATATAGTCCGCGTCGAAAGCGCCCAGCGAAAAGCCCTTTTCCTTTGCCCGGTGGTGTGCAAGCCAGCTGTCGGAAACGGCGACAAGCGCGTCCATGATCGCCGGCACCCCTTCGGGTTCGACCATCTCGAACTCCAGCCCGTCTCTTTGCCCGCGGCTGACCGTCTGGCGCAGACTGGCCCATTTGCCGCCCTTGAGCTGGAATGCCGTCAAATCCATCACCGCCAATTCGCCGAGCCGGAACGCGCGCAGGCCGGCATCGGCATAGTAGGACAGGCCGGCGGGCGAAACTTGATAGAAGACCGGCCGGCAGCCACAGGCCCTCGCCGCCTCGACAAATTGCCAGATCAGGTCCGGCCAGGCGTCGCGCGGGCCGATTGGATCGAAAAGTGCGATCCACGAACGCGCATGCCGCCCATACATGATGAAAGCGCGCCCGTCCGGCGAAAACATGAGGCTCTTGTCCTTCATCCGCACGAGGTTGGCGTCGGACATATCCTGTTTCGCCGCGATGGCGGTCGCCTTGCGAAGCGCATCTTCGGACGAGACATCCATGAGCCCCCTGGCCGGACGCAGCAGGCTCCACAACGCCACGGCACCGGAAAAGATCGTCAAGCCGAGAACCGCGCGAAGACCGCGCGGCGCTTCAGCCGAAAGCTCGAACTGCCACCACAGGCTGTGGCTGTATTCGACATCGCGGTAGACGAACAAGAGCACGGTGCCGGCGAAGATGCAGAGCGCCAGCATGGCCGAAAGCCAGGACGGGGTCAGCGGTTCGCTGGTGAAGGTTGCCGGCCGGTCGAAGATGCGGCGGGTGGCAAGCAGGCTGAGGACGAAGAAGGCCAGGAGGCCGGCCTCGACCAGCGCCACGGCCTTGATGAGCGTAAGGAGCAAGGCAACCGAAGCGATCACCACCGCCGCCCACCATGCGTCGTCAAGCCGCCGTGCAAGGCCGCGCGCAACGATCACCAGCACCAGGCCGAGCAGGCTTGCCAGGAAATGCGCCCCCTCCAGGAGGGGAAGCGGAACGTAGCTGGACAGGAACGCCAGGTTTTCGTCCGGCGTCGGCGTGACGCTGGAAAAAACCAGCATCGCGGCGAGCACGAGCGCCAGGGTGGCAAGGAGTATCGGGGTAAGTCGCCCGGCAACACGGCGCAAGCTGGAGGCAACGGGACGGCGAGACAGGCCGCGCACCTCGGCGCCGATGACGACGACGACCGCCAGCAGCAGAGGCAGCACATGATAGATCACCCGGTAGAGCATCAACGCGCCAAGCACGGCGTCGACATCTGCCGTCTGACCCAGAGCCGCGATGATGACGGTTTCGAAAACACCGAGGCCTGCCGGAACGTGGCTAAGTACGCCGAGCCCGACGGCAAC
This genomic window contains:
- the mprF gene encoding bifunctional lysylphosphatidylglycerol flippase/synthetase MprF, whose translation is MTDIPDRTEASDETAVSPFQRLLRNRWLLKGGATAIILLIIGFAIVQLTSEVRYDDVVSALRATSWQSIAFAIAFTGLSFVALTFYDLGALIYVKRRLPYADVALTAFAAYAVGNTAGFGPLSGGAIRYRAYSRLGLKPEEIAGVIAFVTLAFGLGLASIASFSLLAIAPEIAPLVGLDPSWLRVIAVMVLAGLGGLMVAGRDGRVLQVGGMTLRLPDSRTASRQFLVSALDIAASATVLYVLLPGGIMGWPAFLAVYSVAVGLGVLSHVPAGLGVFETVIIAALGQTADVDAVLGALMLYRVIYHVLPLLLAVVVVIGAEVRGLSRRPVASSLRRVAGRLTPILLATLALVLAAMLVFSSVTPTPDENLAFLSSYVPLPLLEGAHFLASLLGLVLVIVARGLARRLDDAWWAAVVIASVALLLTLIKAVALVEAGLLAFFVLSLLATRRIFDRPATFTSEPLTPSWLSAMLALCIFAGTVLLFVYRDVEYSHSLWWQFELSAEAPRGLRAVLGLTIFSGAVALWSLLRPARGLMDVSSEDALRKATAIAAKQDMSDANLVRMKDKSLMFSPDGRAFIMYGRHARSWIALFDPIGPRDAWPDLIWQFVEAARACGCRPVFYQVSPAGLSYYADAGLRAFRLGELAVMDLTAFQLKGGKWASLRQTVSRGQRDGLEFEMVEPEGVPAIMDALVAVSDSWLAHHRAKEKGFSLGAFDADYIAGQPVAVLRVDGRIVAFANVLVTDTLEEGSVDLMRFSPDAPKGSMDFLFASLMEFLRDKGFKTFNLGMAPLAGLSARRSSPVWDKIGRTVFEHGERFYNFKGLKAFKSKFHPHWQPRYMAAGGGINPVLALMDATFLIGGGVKGIVKK
- a CDS encoding AcvB/VirJ family lysyl-phosphatidylglycerol hydrolase → MIWKTMVRTALGACLLLSATGARAQDTSGFDTGMIPAPHIMMPDGALAAAVFLISDKTGWSEKEDALAKTLTGAGALVIGIDLPAYLASLSKDDGDCVYMVSDIEALSQEVQRAAKNGNYRLPIVAGVGAGGTLALAIAAQTPAATIGQTLAVDPEAGIALTKQLCTPADKQTTGGRMIYGLTDGPLPDPVTVLFTGAAPADGRAHVATLTAKHSDIQTTETDDDTWAALSDTLSALISASADDDNPLGLPLTVLDAKPSRDTMAIIYSGDGGWRDIDKQVGDVLQQQGVPVVGIDSLRYFWSERQPQETADDLHRIIAFYAKRWNVKHVLLVGYSFGADILPRTYNLLPKVDRERVAQISLMAVSHQVDYKISVLGWLGATGSDGSGDPADDIAKINPALVQCIYGTDDEDDLCPTLAGTGVEVLSIDGGHHFDEDYPALVKRILGGFDRRLIARSGP